In the genome of Bremerella sp. P1, the window GCTTACGGCGACATCGGTACCCACGCCTACAACCTGGGCCGCTACATGACCGGTCTGCTGCCAGACAAGGTCAGCACAAGCCTGGCTACCTTCGTTGAAGGTCGCACGCTTGACGACTACGGCACCACCATCATTCGCTACGAAAACGGTGCCCTCTGCACGCTGACCGCTTCGCAGATCAGCCATGGCCGCGAAAACGATCTGGCGATCGAAATCGACGGCACCAAGGCCGCCATCCAGTGGCGTCAGGAAAACCCGAACGAAATGATCTTCCGCCAGAACGGCGAACCTCACAAGATCTACACCCGCAGCCCTGGTGCTCCGTTCATGACCCCGATGGGTGATGCTGCCTGCCGTATTCCGGCCGGTCACCCCGAAGGGTTCTTCGAAGCGTTCGCGAACATCTATCGCGCCGCGTTCGATGCGATGGCCCTGCGTGCGTTGGGTAAGGACTTCGAGAAGAAGGACACCGTCTATCCAAATATCCACGACGGCGTCGAAGGGATGTACTTCATTCAGCAGTGCGTCGCCAGTAGCCAAGAAGACGGCGCCTGGTTGCCCCTGAAGCACGAAGTGGCTCGCCGTTAAGCAGCTTCCGTGCCATCCACACACGCCGCTTCCTGACACAGGGAGCGGCGTTTTTTAATAGACCTTTCCCTGGATGAAATGCCATGAAAATCGAACACTTTGCCCTCCAGGTTGCCGACCCGATTGCTGTTGCTCGCTGGTATGTCGTTCACCTGGGGATGACCATCCAGAAGGGAAGCAGCCAACCGCCGTTTGCCCACTTCCTGGCCGATGACGGGGGACAGATGCTGATCGAGCTCTACTTCAACGATCAGTTCGACGTGCCGGATCAATCGCAGGTCCCGCCGGCTCATTTTCACCTGGCATTCGTGAGCGAAGACATCGAGAAAGATCGCAAGCGGCTCATCGAAGCCGGGGCCAAGGAAGAAGGCCCGATCGCCACGCAGCCTAACGGCGACCTGGTTTGCTTTCTGCGCGACCCTTGGGGCCTGACGCTGCAGCTGGTCTCGCGCGTGGAAAAGCTTTTAGCCTAAGAGACGTTTGTTTCGGGGCGAGCAATCGCCGATAATCGGGAGCATCTTTCCTATTCCCCTTGGAGGTGCTCCCCATGCGATTGCTGCCCGCCTTGCTGACTGCCCTGCTTCTGCTTCCCTGCCCACTCTTGGCCGATGAGCTTTCGTTTGAGCCCGAAGAGCTGAACACCCAGCTGGGCGTCGGGTACGCCGTTCGCCTGCTCGATATGAACGGCGACGAGAAGCTCGACATCTGCATTGTCGATAAAGAGCGTCTGATCTGGCTAGAAAACCCCAGCTGGACCGAGCACGAGATCCTGGGCCCTGGCCAAACCAACGCCGACAACGTGGCCTTTGCCCCGGCCGACATCAACGGCGATGGAAAGCTCGACTTCGCGGTGGCCGCTGGCTGGGGTGGCGGCAAGACGCAGCGCGGCACCATCCAGTGGATCACCTCCGCGGAAGCCAAGGGAGATCACTGGAACGTCCATCCGATCCGCAACGAGCACAGCACGCATCGCATCCGCTTTGCCAATGTCATCGGCGATGAAAAGCCGGAATTGATTATCGGCCCTCTCTTCGGCCCCGGCACGACGGGACCTCACTTCGCAGAGAACGGCGTGCGTCTAATCGCGCTCGAGATTCCCAAGACCCCAACCACCGACGAGTGGCCGGTCCACATGATCGACAACTCGTTGCACGTGATGCACAACTTCCTGCCGATCGACTTCACCGGCAACGGTAAGACCGACATCATCTCGGCCAGCTACGAAGGCGTTCACCTTCACGAGCTTCAGGAGGACGGCAGTTGGAAGAAGTCGCAGCTGGGCAGCGGCGATCAAGAGTCGAGCCCCAGCCGCGGTGCCAGCGAAGTGAAAGTCGGTCGCCTGGCCAATGGCGATTGGTATATCGCCACCATTGAACCGTGGCACGGCAATCAGATTGTGGTCTACACCAAGCCAGAGGATCAGCCGCTGCGAAGCCTATGGACGCGTCACGTCCTGGACGACCAATTGAAGTGGGGACACGCCGTTTGGTGTGCCAATTTAGACGACGACGCCGACGAGGAACTGGTGATCGGGGTTCGCGACGATCAGACCGATAGTACCCGCCGCGGACTGCGTATTTTCGACCCTCAGGATGCTAAGGGATCCCAATTCCAGCGAACGGTCATTGACCCCGGAGCGGTTGCCATCGAAGATTTAGCCGTAGGGGACCTGAACGGGGATGGCAAAGCCGATATCGTGGCGGTCGGTCGGCAAACACACAACGCCAAGATCTACTGGAACAAAACTCAATAGCGATCGCTACATTTCTCAAACATTACCTATTTACCGGGTGGTTCCTACTATTTTTATCGCAAAATTTCAATATCGCTGGGTGAATGACGAACGGACCGTTACACTGGATTTCACCTGCCAAACGCGAAATCTTATCTCCCCACATCATGAAGAACGAAATAGGAACAGGCCCGATGAGTAAAGTTCGTTGGGGTGTGCTGAGCACCGCAAAGATCGGTACGGTCAAAGTCATCCCTGGGATGCAGAAAGGGCAATATTGCGAAGTGACCGGCATCGCCTCGCGCTCGCTGGAAAACGCCCAGGCAGCTGCTGACCAGCTCAATATTCCCAAAGCTTACGGTTCGTACGAAGCCCTGCTGGAAGACCCCGAAATCGACGCGGTCTATATCCCGCTGCCCAACCACATGCATGTGCCCTGGGCCATCAAGGCCATACAGGCCGGCAAGCACGTGCTGTGCGAAAAGCCAATCGGACTGAGTGTCGAAGAAGCCCGGCATCTGGCCGACATCGCTTACCAACACCCGAACCTGAAGGTGATGGAAGCGTTCATGTTTCGCCATCACCCGCAGTGGCAGAAGGCCCGCCAGATTGTCCGCGAAGGGGGTATCGGTACGCCGGTCACCATCCAGTGCTTCTTCTCGTACTTCAACAACAACCCATCCGACATCCGCAACAATCCTGACTGGGGTGGCGGCGGCATCATGGACATCGGCTGCTACCCGATCTCGCTGTCGCGGTTCATCCTCGAAGGCGAACCGGAAAAGGTCATCGCTTCGGTGACGCGCGACGAAGAGTTCAAGACCGACGTCGTGTCGTCGGTGATGATCGACTTCGGCGGGCTGATGAGCACGTTTACCTGCGGCACAAAGATCGTCCCCTACCAGCGGGTCAACATCTTCGGCACCGAAGGCCGCGTTGAGATCCAGATTCCCTTCAACGCTCCACCAGACGAGCCGTGCATCTTGTGGCATCAGCAAGGGGAAGAGATCACCGAGATCCAACTGCCGGTGGCCGATCAATACACGATCCAAGGCGACCTCATGTCGCAGGCCATCCTGGAAGACACCGACGTCCCCACGCCTATCTCCGATGCGGTCGCCAACATGGAAGTCATCGAAGCCGTCTTCCGCAGCGAACGCTCCGGCCGCTGGGAATCGGTCAATCACATGGTGGCCAAGTAGGAAACGATCTCCATCGCCCGCTTTCGCCTTCGCAGGCTGAGGGGCTGATAAGCGATGCGATCAAAGCACATGAAAGCCCTGGAAGAACAACCTTCCAGGGCTTTTGTCACTTCTTGTTCATCGGTTGCGGGGCTCACACAGCTCGCGTGATTCACTTAGACACTTAGGCCTGGTCTTGGGATCCAAGCCTACTGTTTTTCACGGAAGTGATTGCAGTGATCACGGCGTGCCTCGCGATGCCGATCATTCCCTCGGGGGGGGATCACCCCAGTATCATAGCCATCGCACCACCCAGCTGTTACGGTGAGAGATATGTGCTGCTTACTCTTTTCTGTCGATTCGCAAAAGCCGAGCTGAATGGAAGCCGATCACGACGAAGCATTCTCCTCGACCGCGATCCATGCGGGCGATGATGCTTCCGCCGATTCCTACGATCTCGAAGCAACCAAATGGTTGGTTCCGGCAGCCTTGGTTTTGTTTGCCATGCTGCTGTTGGAGATCGTCGTGCTTCTCGCC includes:
- a CDS encoding VOC family protein; translated protein: MKIEHFALQVADPIAVARWYVVHLGMTIQKGSSQPPFAHFLADDGGQMLIELYFNDQFDVPDQSQVPPAHFHLAFVSEDIEKDRKRLIEAGAKEEGPIATQPNGDLVCFLRDPWGLTLQLVSRVEKLLA
- a CDS encoding FG-GAP repeat domain-containing protein; the protein is MRLLPALLTALLLLPCPLLADELSFEPEELNTQLGVGYAVRLLDMNGDEKLDICIVDKERLIWLENPSWTEHEILGPGQTNADNVAFAPADINGDGKLDFAVAAGWGGGKTQRGTIQWITSAEAKGDHWNVHPIRNEHSTHRIRFANVIGDEKPELIIGPLFGPGTTGPHFAENGVRLIALEIPKTPTTDEWPVHMIDNSLHVMHNFLPIDFTGNGKTDIISASYEGVHLHELQEDGSWKKSQLGSGDQESSPSRGASEVKVGRLANGDWYIATIEPWHGNQIVVYTKPEDQPLRSLWTRHVLDDQLKWGHAVWCANLDDDADEELVIGVRDDQTDSTRRGLRIFDPQDAKGSQFQRTVIDPGAVAIEDLAVGDLNGDGKADIVAVGRQTHNAKIYWNKTQ
- a CDS encoding Gfo/Idh/MocA family protein, whose product is MSKVRWGVLSTAKIGTVKVIPGMQKGQYCEVTGIASRSLENAQAAADQLNIPKAYGSYEALLEDPEIDAVYIPLPNHMHVPWAIKAIQAGKHVLCEKPIGLSVEEARHLADIAYQHPNLKVMEAFMFRHHPQWQKARQIVREGGIGTPVTIQCFFSYFNNNPSDIRNNPDWGGGGIMDIGCYPISLSRFILEGEPEKVIASVTRDEEFKTDVVSSVMIDFGGLMSTFTCGTKIVPYQRVNIFGTEGRVEIQIPFNAPPDEPCILWHQQGEEITEIQLPVADQYTIQGDLMSQAILEDTDVPTPISDAVANMEVIEAVFRSERSGRWESVNHMVAK